CAGCGCGGACCTGGAGCGGGTGGCCCGGCTGACGGCAGAGACCTTCGGCGAGGTCCCGGTCATCGGCTGCACGACCGCTGGCGAGATCGCTGAACAGGGCTATACCGCGGACGAGATCGTGGCGGTCGGGTTGCCGGCCGAGAACTTCCGCGCCGGCACCCTCTTCGTCGAGCGGCTGGGCGACCTCGGCCAGCAGGACATCGTGGCCGGCGCGGTGCGGCTCCGCGGCAGCCTGGCGCGCGAAGCGCCGGACTGGTCCGAGGAGTTCGGCTTTCTCCTGATCGACGGCATGTCGCTGCGCGAGGACCAGCTGGCCTGGGCCCTGGGGCCCGCGTTCGGCCTGACGCCCTTCTTCGGCGGCTCGGCCGGCGACGGCCTCAGCTTCGA
The Kiloniellales bacterium DNA segment above includes these coding regions:
- a CDS encoding FIST N-terminal domain-containing protein, producing the protein MDGRAPAPAPVLGKAADLVRSGHAPVEDLDRAFASLAEQIGTETLALVILFVSPSADLERVARLTAETFGEVPVIGCTTAGEIAEQGYTADEIVAVGLPAENFRAGTLFVERLGDLGQQDIVAGAVRLRGSLAREAPDWSEEFGFLLIDGMSLREDQLAWALGPAFGLTPFFGGSAGDGLSF